A region from the Gymnogyps californianus isolate 813 chromosome 14, ASM1813914v2, whole genome shotgun sequence genome encodes:
- the LOC127021915 gene encoding zinc-binding protein A33-like, with product MAGRSQDRSLREELTCAICYELFSEPVMLDCMHHFCKACIQGYWESCARVPSCPQCRREFPSRAFRTHYLLSGLVEKVRRCGSVEHRHKMQKHLEDALQARQKEMENFLRRKRATQEDICGLTKVSGELNFKIRAEFARLHQILEEEERAVLADLGEKEEQSLARLHGDVHRLEEGMSVLQRDIERIEQTLSKMEEVSLLEVESLDIRPSVRVETQPAFNLEHYRDSHSGPLQYIFWRQMLQSICPAPAPLTFDPESAHPNLVFSRDLTAVTERNQAQPVPSSPRRFRQCVNVLGSQTFDSGRHYWEVWVGSKTKWDLGVAAEAVDRAAKVKLCPENGYWTLRLRNRTEYWATATPWVRLAPRRPPRKVGVFLDCQEGTVAFFNAGDMSHLFTFHQVSAERYCPFFSTCFSDGRDNMEPMRLCHLAL from the exons ATGGCCGGCAGGAGCCAGGACCGCAGCCTGCGGGAGGAGCTGACGTGTGCCATCTGCTACGAGCTCTTCAGCGAGCCCGTCATGCTGGACTGCATGCACCACTTCTGCAAGGCCTGCATCCAGGGCTACTGGGAGAGCTGCGCCCGcgtcccctcctgcccacagTGCCGCCGTGAGTTCCCCAGCCGGGCTTTCCGCACCCACTACCTGCTGTCGGGGCTGGTGGAGAAGGTGCGGCGCTGCGGCTCCGTGGAGCACCGGCACAAGATGCAG AAGCACCTGGAAGACGCTTTGCAAGCTCGTCAGAAGGAGATGGAGAACTTCTTGCGAAGGAAGCGTGCGACGCAGGAAGATATCTGTGGCCTGACG AAGGTGTCTGGGGAGCTGAACTTCAAGATCCGGGCAGAGTTTGCCCGCCTTCATCAGAtcctggaggaagaggagagagctgtgctggcagatCTGGGCGAAAAGGAAGAGCAGTCTCTGGCACGGCTGCACGGGGATGTCCATCGGCTGGAGGAGGGGATGTCGGTGCTGCAGAGGGACATAGAGCGCATAGAGCAGACCCTGAGCAAGATGGAAGAAGTGTCGTTGCTGGAG GTGGAGAGCCTGGATATCAG GCCCTCAGTGCGTGTCGAGACCCAGCCTGCCTTCAACCTGGAGCACTACAGGGACAGCCACAGCGGCCCCTTGCAGTACATCTTTTGGAGACAGATGCTGCAGTCCATCTGCCCCG ctcctgccccacTCACCTTCGACCCTGAGTCAGCCCACCCCAACCTGGTCTTCTCCAGAGACCTGACAGCAGTGACGGAGAGGAATCAAGcccagcctgtccccagcagcccccggcGCTTCCGTCAGTGCGTCAATGTCCTGGGCTCCCAGACCTTCGACAGCGGCCGGCACTACTGGGAGGTCTGGGTGGGCAGCAAAACCAAGTGGGATCTGGGGGTGGCCGCCGAGGCTGTGGACCGGGCAGCGAAGGTCAAGCTGTGCCCAGAGAACGGCTACTGGACGCTTCGCCTGCGGAACAGGACGGAGTACTGGGCCACCGCCACCCCCTGGGTGCGCCTggctccccgccggcccccccGGAAAGTGGGGGTCTTCCTGGACTGTCAGGAGGGCACTGTTGCCTTCTTCAATGCTGGGGACATGTCCCACCTCTTCACCTTCCACCAGGTCTCTGCAGAGAGATACTGCCCCTTCTTCAGCACCTGCTTCAGCGACGGGAGGGACAACATGGAGCCCATGCGCCTCTGCCACCTGGCCCTGTGA